One window from the genome of Salvelinus fontinalis isolate EN_2023a chromosome 3, ASM2944872v1, whole genome shotgun sequence encodes:
- the LOC129842389 gene encoding caspase recruitment domain-containing protein 19-like: protein MVSRREGPLKGKKGLHTMGDSFHDQLLEDSRFLRTDRRLDTELVDKLILQLNRIYPQILTDKEATKFRDLDVPTCVRLAELLAHLQGKGEEACREFYRALHLHVEEVYFSLPTRLRLRGSVDPFTVTASPTQPRYVLNDRGPLFFLSCFGVAVGMALLYYYGEAKVTGGSRALGMAALGLGRRAREVLIWYAEDPIRK from the exons ATGGTCTCGAGGAGGGAGGGGCCACTCAAAGGAAAGAAGGGACTCCACACAATGGGAG ACAGCTTCCATGACCAGCTATTGGAGGACAGtcggttcctcaggacagaccgTCGACTGGACACAGAACTAGTGGATAAGCTCATCCTGCAGCTCAACAGGATCTACCCACAGATCCTCACAGACAAGGAGGCCACCAAA TTTAGGGACCTTGATGTGCCCACCTGCGTCCGACTGGCTGAGCTCCTGGCTCACCTGCAGGGGAAAGGTGAAGAGGCCTGCCGGGAGTTCTACCGGGCGCTTCACCTGCATGTGGAAGAGGTGTACTTCAGCCTACCAACACGCCTCCGCCTCAGag GTTCTGTAGACCCGTTCACGGTTACAGCCTCACCCACCCAGCCGAGATATGTGCTGAACGACCGAG gtcctctgTTCTTCCTGAGTTGTTTCGGCGTTGCGGTGGGGATGGCTCTACTGTATTACTATGGCG AGGCCAAAGTAACAGGGGGAAGCAGGGCTCTTGGCATGGCTGCTCTTGGACTGGGCCGACGAGCCAGAGAGGTTCTCATATGGTACGCTGAAGACCCCATCAGGAAGTAG
- the LOC129842400 gene encoding ninjurin-1-like, producing MAIESMEMNGHADRERVEEEPRQGPWNRRQAGQPINMNRYANKKSAAESMLDVALLMANASQLKAVLEQGPDFTFYTPLIAFISISLLLQITVGILLIFIVKWNLNDESTHFKLNIMENIATALIFIIVVVNIFITAFGVQKPNQNS from the exons ATGGCGATTGAAAGCATGGAAATGAACGGACATGCCGACAGAGAGCGCGTAGAAGAG GAGCCGCGTCAAGGCCCCTGGAATCGGAGGCAGGCAGGCCAGCCTATAAACATGAACCGGTATGCTAATAAGAAGAGCGCAGCAGAGAGCATGCTGGACGTGGCGTTACTCATGGCCAACGCCTCCCAGCTGAAGGCCGTCCTGGAGCAGGGTCCAGACTTCACCTTCTACACCCCCCTCATCGCCTTCATCTCCATATCCCTCCTCCTACAGATCACCGTGGGCATCCTGCTCATCTTCATTG TGAAGTGGAACCTGAACGACGAGAGCACCCACTTCAAGCTGAACATTATGGAGAACATCGCCACAGCCCTCATCTTCATCATCGTTGTAGTCAACATCTTTATTACGGCCTTTGGTGTCCAAAAGCCCAATCAAAACTCTTAA